In one Nitrospirota bacterium genomic region, the following are encoded:
- the cobT gene encoding nicotinate-nucleotide--dimethylbenzimidazole phosphoribosyltransferase, with protein MKIEERLLHIKPVRKELYSAAQRRLDNLTKPPGSLGRLEEFAGRLVAIYETEMPEIPKKVVFTFAGDHGVAEEGVSAYPSEVTRQMVFNFLSGGAGINVLARHAGAEVVVVDIGVDFDFQDSEGLVKKKVVHGTKNMTKGPAMTRDEALRCMEAGVELAEEYAEKGFKLFATGEMGIANTTPSSAIAAVITGMPVSEVTGRGTGIGDEALKKKRDVIEKAISLNRPDPKDPVDVLSKVGGAEIGGIAGLCIGAAARGIPVVVDGFISTAGALIAWSLNPVVADYLFAAHNSQEIGHRAMLEHMGCRPILDLDLRLGEGTGAALAMTLMDAGLKIYREMATFQEAGVTGETTG; from the coding sequence ATGAAGATTGAGGAGAGACTGTTACATATTAAACCCGTGAGAAAGGAACTGTATTCCGCAGCCCAAAGACGCCTTGACAACCTTACCAAGCCGCCCGGCAGTCTCGGAAGGCTTGAAGAATTCGCCGGAAGGCTTGTGGCCATCTATGAGACGGAGATGCCGGAGATACCGAAGAAGGTCGTCTTTACATTTGCAGGTGACCATGGTGTGGCTGAGGAGGGTGTCTCCGCCTATCCCTCAGAGGTAACCAGACAGATGGTCTTCAACTTTCTGAGTGGCGGGGCGGGAATCAATGTGCTTGCAAGACATGCGGGCGCAGAGGTCGTGGTTGTCGATATTGGTGTGGATTTTGATTTTCAGGATTCTGAAGGGCTTGTGAAGAAGAAGGTCGTGCATGGGACAAAAAACATGACAAAAGGCCCTGCAATGACAAGGGATGAGGCGCTGAGGTGCATGGAGGCCGGGGTTGAGCTTGCCGAAGAATATGCTGAAAAGGGGTTTAAACTCTTTGCCACAGGTGAGATGGGCATTGCCAACACAACCCCCTCATCGGCCATAGCTGCCGTTATAACCGGAATGCCGGTTTCAGAGGTAACAGGCAGGGGAACGGGTATCGGAGATGAGGCCCTTAAGAAAAAGAGAGATGTTATAGAGAAGGCCATCAGTCTCAACAGGCCGGACCCTAAAGACCCGGTTGATGTGCTCTCAAAGGTGGGGGGTGCCGAGATAGGGGGGATTGCCGGGCTCTGTATCGGTGCTGCAGCACGCGGTATCCCGGTTGTGGTTGATGGCTTTATATCCACGGCAGGCGCACTTATTGCCTGGTCTCTCAACCCTGTTGTGGCAGACTACCTCTTTGCAGCCCATAACTCACAGGAGATTGGGCACAGGGCCATGCTTGAGCATATGGGATGCCGCCCCATCCTCGACCTTGACCTCCGCCTTGGTGAGGGGACAGGTGCAGCACTTGCCATGACCCTGATGGATGCAGGACTCAAGATATACAGGGAGATGGCAACGTTTCAGGAGGCAGGAGTTACAGGGGAGACGACCGGCTGA
- the cobU gene encoding bifunctional adenosylcobinamide kinase/adenosylcobinamide-phosphate guanylyltransferase, whose protein sequence is MIEILFPKIVFITGGARSGKSSFALNEASRVSGQKAYIATAESLDREMDERIRKHREERGDEWETLEEPVAMPDLIQRVSRRYNVLLVDCLTLWLSNIIGSRPGNAQPLVEEEISRFVRVLTDFKDSTARSSLYVVSNEVGMGIVPDNRLARFFRDMAGRLNQEVAGVADEVYLVVSGIPLKVKG, encoded by the coding sequence ATGATCGAAATTTTGTTTCCAAAAATCGTATTCATCACCGGGGGGGCAAGGAGCGGAAAGAGCTCCTTTGCCCTGAACGAGGCATCAAGGGTCTCAGGGCAAAAAGCATATATTGCCACAGCAGAGTCGCTTGACAGGGAGATGGACGAGCGGATAAGAAAACACAGGGAAGAGCGGGGAGACGAGTGGGAGACCCTGGAAGAGCCTGTGGCAATGCCCGACCTCATTCAGAGGGTTTCCCGTCGTTACAACGTGCTCCTTGTTGACTGCCTTACCCTCTGGCTCTCCAATATCATCGGCAGCAGGCCGGGTAATGCCCAGCCCCTGGTTGAAGAGGAGATAAGCAGGTTCGTCCGCGTGCTGACTGACTTTAAGGACTCAACTGCCCGCTCGTCACTGTATGTAGTCTCCAACGAGGTGGGCATGGGGATAGTGCCGGACAACCGGCTGGCCAGGTTCTTCAGGGATATGGCAGGGCGGTTGAATCAGGAGGTGGCAGGGGTGGCAGATGAGGTCTATCTGGTAGTGAGCGGGATACCGCTTAAGGTGAAGGGATAG
- the gspC gene encoding type II secretion system protein GspC encodes MKQLQAMFSLRGSNFRTILYPIVSGLLLAYLSASIINVFYHKSTIRTVKQGRTNQGSEFTRSISTSQILKKNIFGLKYEEPGGNTAGETDGKVVSSAGESIRKYQLIGTVLGKTRMALLKKDKELKVLAAGQSLGEYTLKKISFDSVLFENNGKKVTLRFPETKKTKPTGTRQAMARAQVPNVRPQTSAGQTDTQTDRITIKRKEALSMAQNLNKILTTVRISPFYQKDEFIGYQLSMLRKNSFLYKLGLRRGDILKRINGEDVSSPQKAIELLSRIQEITAVNIDLMRKGEKKSLFIEIEE; translated from the coding sequence ATGAAACAGTTACAGGCAATGTTTTCTTTAAGGGGAAGTAATTTCAGAACAATTTTGTATCCAATTGTGAGCGGTCTTTTATTGGCCTATCTCTCAGCCTCTATTATAAATGTGTTCTACCACAAAAGCACCATCAGGACCGTAAAACAGGGCAGGACAAATCAGGGCTCTGAATTCACCCGCAGCATATCAACCAGCCAGATACTGAAGAAGAACATTTTTGGGCTGAAATATGAAGAACCCGGGGGGAATACAGCCGGAGAAACAGACGGAAAAGTGGTGTCCAGTGCCGGAGAGAGCATCAGAAAATACCAGCTTATAGGCACAGTGCTGGGAAAGACAAGGATGGCCCTGCTTAAAAAAGACAAGGAATTAAAAGTCCTTGCTGCCGGACAGTCCCTTGGTGAATATACGCTTAAAAAGATCTCTTTTGATTCCGTCCTGTTTGAAAATAACGGCAAAAAGGTCACCCTGCGATTTCCAGAAACCAAAAAGACAAAACCCACAGGCACAAGACAGGCGATGGCAAGAGCCCAGGTTCCCAATGTCAGGCCTCAAACATCAGCGGGACAGACAGACACTCAGACAGACAGGATAACCATAAAGAGAAAGGAAGCCCTCTCCATGGCCCAGAATCTGAACAAAATCCTCACCACTGTGCGCATATCCCCCTTTTATCAGAAGGATGAATTCATCGGATATCAGCTGAGCATGCTCAGAAAAAATTCGTTTCTGTATAAGCTCGGGCTCAGGCGCGGGGACATACTAAAAAGAATAAACGGTGAGGATGTCAGTTCTCCCCAAAAGGCCATAGAGCTGCTCTCCAGGATTCAGGAGATTACGGCCGTGAATATCGACCTTATGAGAAAGGGAGAAAAGAAATCCCTCTTTATCGAGATAGAGGAATGA
- the gspD gene encoding type II secretion system secretin GspD, with translation MMKFLNPKLKSLFLLVFCLLLFHASPLRAEVGMNFQEVSLQDFVDFVSEYTESNIIYDPRDLKGTVTVKAKKEFTESDIMSILKTVLSINNLEAITEEDIIYIVRKAKVAKLPYSFEGEVRPGELGEAEKDQENILVSVFQIENIDAKLLSKFFNLTKSDYGRIETIPTLNAVVVKDKSVNVRRMAQMVNTISSMGTGLRVEIIPLKNTYASEFAKTIKMFFAELGKSSYMRVKPVFMADRTSNSLIVAALPKDMALIKRIITNTDVMKDTITTPRVFKLKYAMAEDVEKVLNKILSDSRLKKSKLKPPQQRGSTGMKVAADKATNTISVVGDPELYAQLESLIAKLDVPRDQIFVEALILETTLEDGAKFGVEWLAGAGNSNFVGTGTFLDSKNVIDLQSPVLEGNPPNLGALPGGFGLGILGNIITYEGVKFPTLSALVNAIKTESGINILSKPQLLTLDNEEAEVFVGENRPFLISEKFDANNNPIQTFDYRDVGIKLKILPHVIDENTVLLNIQQEVKKVIASAVGVASAPITLTRSTKTTIKLNNNTTVVISGLIKDDMSMTETRVPVLSRIPLLGWLFRSKDTSREKTNMMVFITTTIIKSRQDMEDLTRAKRALLKNTGEEDIKKEIKKESTKEIEKEKVKKEEVKKDEGAVEDE, from the coding sequence ATGATGAAATTTCTGAACCCTAAATTGAAAAGTCTGTTCCTCCTTGTTTTCTGCCTGCTCCTTTTCCATGCCTCTCCCCTGAGGGCAGAGGTCGGAATGAATTTTCAGGAGGTTTCTTTACAGGATTTTGTTGATTTTGTCTCGGAATACACAGAGTCCAACATCATCTATGACCCGAGGGATTTAAAAGGGACTGTTACGGTAAAGGCAAAAAAGGAGTTTACAGAATCGGACATCATGAGCATTCTGAAGACTGTATTGAGTATTAACAACCTTGAAGCTATTACGGAAGAGGATATCATATACATTGTAAGGAAGGCCAAGGTGGCAAAACTGCCCTACTCCTTTGAAGGAGAGGTCAGGCCAGGGGAGCTCGGTGAGGCTGAAAAAGATCAGGAAAACATATTGGTCAGTGTTTTCCAGATTGAAAATATTGATGCAAAGCTGCTTTCAAAATTCTTCAATCTCACCAAATCAGACTACGGCAGGATTGAGACCATACCGACACTCAATGCCGTGGTGGTAAAGGACAAGAGCGTCAATGTCAGGAGGATGGCCCAGATGGTCAATACCATAAGTTCAATGGGAACGGGTCTCCGGGTAGAGATTATTCCCCTGAAAAACACCTATGCCAGTGAATTTGCCAAGACCATCAAGATGTTCTTTGCAGAACTCGGCAAATCCTCTTACATGCGTGTCAAACCGGTCTTCATGGCGGACAGGACATCGAACTCCTTAATTGTGGCGGCCCTGCCCAAGGATATGGCCCTTATAAAGCGGATAATCACCAACACAGATGTAATGAAGGACACGATAACAACACCGAGGGTCTTTAAACTCAAGTATGCCATGGCCGAAGATGTGGAAAAAGTGCTGAACAAGATACTCTCCGACTCAAGGCTTAAAAAGAGCAAGCTAAAACCACCGCAACAGCGCGGCAGCACGGGAATGAAGGTAGCTGCCGACAAGGCCACCAATACCATTTCAGTTGTAGGGGATCCCGAGCTCTATGCCCAGCTGGAGTCGTTAATAGCAAAGCTGGACGTTCCGAGGGACCAGATATTTGTTGAGGCATTAATCCTGGAGACCACACTCGAGGATGGAGCCAAGTTCGGGGTGGAGTGGCTTGCAGGTGCCGGAAACAGCAATTTTGTAGGTACCGGCACATTTCTGGACTCAAAAAACGTTATTGACCTTCAGAGCCCTGTTTTAGAGGGCAATCCCCCGAATCTCGGGGCACTTCCCGGGGGGTTTGGTCTGGGGATACTCGGCAATATCATAACCTACGAGGGCGTAAAATTCCCCACGCTCAGTGCGCTGGTAAATGCAATAAAGACAGAGTCAGGGATCAATATACTCTCAAAACCCCAGCTCCTTACACTGGACAACGAAGAGGCAGAGGTATTTGTGGGAGAAAACCGACCATTCCTGATAAGCGAAAAATTTGATGCAAACAACAACCCGATCCAGACATTTGATTACAGGGATGTGGGCATCAAACTGAAGATACTGCCCCATGTTATAGATGAGAATACGGTCCTGTTAAACATACAGCAGGAAGTCAAAAAAGTTATAGCAAGTGCAGTAGGCGTTGCCTCAGCCCCGATCACCCTTACAAGAAGCACCAAGACCACCATAAAACTGAACAATAATACAACGGTGGTGATAAGCGGTCTGATAAAGGACGACATGAGCATGACAGAGACAAGGGTGCCGGTTCTGTCCAGAATTCCCCTGCTGGGCTGGCTTTTCCGCTCCAAGGACACTTCAAGGGAAAAGACAAACATGATGGTCTTCATCACAACAACCATAATAAAGAGCAGGCAGGATATGGAAGATCTCACACGGGCAAAACGGGCTCTGTTGAAAAATACAGGTGAGGAAGATATTAAGAAAGAGATTAAGAAAGAGAGCACAAAAGAGATAGAAAAAGAAAAAGTAAAGAAAGAAGAAGTAAAGAAAGATGAAGGGGCCGTGGAAGACGAATGA
- a CDS encoding GspE/PulE family protein — protein sequence MNNLAPDLDSLPKEVLDLYMRFPDRSDFLPLQADNGRLTFLVSSEDGIRKASFVALRCKSQGSFRFVPQKTLLEIAEKFSFVFEEDVDLNAEGESISSDEYDILSGVHDDAPVVKLVNQSIMSAIRLGASDIHIEGREANLILRFRVDGRLKTVKTIDKGLLEPLIARIKVMADMDVAETRRPQDGRINIQFGTKMIDIRVSTIPTAKGEKAVLRLLSRSETALKLELLGLDESHVKLLQRLLKSPNGIIMVTGPTGSGKTSTLYASILEIQNETVNIVTIEDPVEYRIDGIAQVQVNPATGVTFARAIRTFLRQDPDVILVGEIRDEETAEAAIQASLTGHLVLTTLHTSDAPTAVARLVEMNIEPFLLSSSLLLVIGQRLVRKICPVCREEATLEDEIRDIFLKKGFEINRYFRGRGCEKCFGTGYKGRIGLFEFLLLDDDIRKLIMRKASSTEIKTLAVKQGMKTMFANGVELIQEGITTPEEVITATTQ from the coding sequence ATGAATAATCTGGCACCTGACCTTGACAGTCTGCCCAAAGAGGTGCTGGATCTTTATATGAGATTTCCGGACCGGTCGGACTTTCTGCCGCTTCAGGCCGACAACGGAAGGCTCACCTTTCTTGTAAGCTCTGAGGACGGTATCAGAAAGGCGTCCTTTGTGGCACTCCGCTGCAAGTCTCAGGGGAGTTTCAGGTTTGTGCCGCAAAAGACACTTCTTGAGATAGCTGAAAAGTTTTCCTTTGTCTTTGAAGAAGATGTGGACCTGAATGCAGAGGGTGAGTCCATCTCTTCAGATGAGTATGATATCCTGAGCGGTGTTCACGATGATGCACCTGTGGTCAAGCTCGTCAACCAGAGCATTATGAGCGCTATAAGGCTCGGGGCGAGTGATATTCACATAGAGGGAAGAGAGGCAAATCTCATCCTCAGGTTCAGGGTGGACGGCAGGCTGAAGACAGTGAAGACCATTGATAAAGGGCTCCTCGAACCACTGATCGCACGCATAAAGGTCATGGCGGATATGGATGTGGCAGAGACCCGCAGACCACAGGACGGCAGGATAAATATCCAGTTCGGCACCAAGATGATAGATATAAGGGTCTCGACAATTCCGACTGCCAAGGGTGAAAAGGCGGTACTGAGGCTTTTGAGCAGGTCAGAGACAGCCCTCAAGCTTGAGCTGCTCGGCCTTGATGAATCACACGTAAAACTTCTCCAAAGGCTTCTCAAGTCTCCAAACGGCATAATAATGGTTACAGGGCCGACCGGCAGTGGCAAGACCAGCACACTCTATGCCTCCATACTCGAGATTCAGAACGAGACGGTAAACATAGTAACAATTGAAGACCCTGTTGAGTACAGGATAGACGGAATTGCACAGGTCCAGGTCAACCCTGCCACCGGCGTAACCTTTGCCAGGGCTATCAGGACCTTTTTAAGGCAGGACCCGGATGTTATCCTGGTTGGAGAGATAAGGGATGAGGAGACAGCCGAGGCAGCCATACAGGCATCACTTACCGGCCATCTGGTGCTCACCACCCTTCATACGAGTGATGCGCCAACGGCAGTAGCAAGACTTGTGGAGATGAACATAGAGCCCTTTCTCCTGTCAAGCAGCCTCCTGCTCGTTATCGGGCAAAGACTGGTGAGAAAGATATGCCCTGTGTGCAGGGAGGAGGCAACCCTGGAGGACGAGATCAGGGATATCTTCCTGAAAAAGGGATTCGAGATAAACAGATATTTCAGGGGCAGGGGTTGTGAAAAGTGTTTTGGTACCGGATACAAGGGGAGAATCGGCCTTTTCGAATTCCTCCTGCTTGATGACGATATAAGAAAACTCATTATGAGAAAGGCCAGTTCAACGGAAATCAAGACCCTTGCCGTTAAGCAGGGTATGAAGACCATGTTCGCCAATGGTGTTGAATTAATCCAGGAGGGCATTACGACACCGGAGGAGGTTATAACTGCCACAACGCAGTAA